AAACTGATGTGAGTATTGAAACTGATGAGGCATATTACTGTGTCTTACCTTTTTTATATAGTCTGACAACAAGTTCTCTAGTTCACTGAACCTTGGATGACGGCCAAACATCAGAACTTCAGTGGTCTGGGAATTGAGTTTCAACTGCTCAAAAACGAAAAGGCAGAAGTAAAGGAAGTCACTCTCGCTTTTAATTGGAAACGAATTGCACAGTTTGAGATTGTTTTCCCTAAATACCAACAGATCGAAATACTCATTCTCCAGATTAATTATTACAAAGGGCTTTTCCGAATCTGCCATTGTTGCCAGGTTACCCTCTATAATGGGGGTATACTGCTGATACAGCGAAGGAGCAGGAAATTGTCTGCGTAGTATGCGCTCAAGTTCATGATTTACAGCAAAGATATTGAAGGCATCAGCCATCCTTACTTTGTTGGTTGCAACACCTTGACTATCCGACAATGTATGGCTGAAAGAAAGCCATTTAATTTCGTCACCATTTTCGTATAGTGAACTAGGAACAAGGGTTGCTATGTTGGTTGGAAGCAACACCATACATTTCTTGTAGGGGAGGTTGAGCTTCTCAACAGAAGCAAAACATTCCTCTACCTGAGGTATAAGCGCCTGCTTTCCATCCAGAGGGATATGTTGCATCTGGATGTACTTGTTGCGTACCGGGTCCAGTATACAAAAAGAAAATCCATCCAGAGTGATCTGGATGGATATAAAATATGATGAACTTATAACCGGATCAAAACTTTCGTCAACGATAGAAAAAGCCTTCATGTCATAAGAAAGTTCTACTCCCAGTTTCCGGCATTGTTATTAGCCTCGGTAAGTGAACCAACACGTAATCCAGGAAACCTGTTAAGTTTAACATCCACTTCTCTCAGGTTGATAATCTCTTGTTTTTCAAGTCCCTGAAGGAAAACTTCATAAGGTACCTTTGCTTCAAACACTTCAACATCTACTCCTGAAGCAGTGCTAAGAACATTGGTTCCCAATTCAAATTCTGCCTTGTCGGTAAATGGAACATAGCGGAGAGAATCAGCTATCCATGTCTTAGTCTTAAACAGGGTGTCAATAACATTCACATATGCTGTATCCCTCTTGATAATACCCAACTCAAGAGCCTTAAGTTCGGTCATACCTGCAAGAATCATACTGTCATTAAGAGAACCTTCCATTCTTACAACAGGTATCTGACCGTTGGCAACAAAGTCCGAAAGCGTATCAAAACTAGCTGTATACTTTCCGTTGACCAACTTATACGCAACTTGCGCACTTCTGATGTCCTTAAGCCTGTCGATTACTTTTTCAGTTCTAATATTATATTCTCTTTGAAACTTAACAGGCCTCATTATGCTCTCATAAACCAGAAAAGCCAGGAATCCGATAACGATGATCAGTAGAATTTGAAATGTCGTTTTCATTAGGTAATTATTTAATTTAATCTTTGCACAAAACTATAAAATAATATTGTATCAAGTATTATTATTGTCAGTACTATTTTTCAATATGCAAAAGCAACTCTTTAAGAAAAAATTCATATCCAATTTTTCCTTTTTACCAACACAGTCTCAGATTGATGCAATTGAGGCTCTGAGCGGTTTTCTGTCCGAAAGTGGGGCTCAAAGTCTGTTCATCCTGAGAGGTTATGCAGGCACTGGCAAAACTACATTAATGCGCTCATTTGTCCAAACACTTTATGAATTTAATATCAAAACAGTATTGCTTGCTCCTACGGGAAGGGCAGCAAAGGTTCTAAGTAATTATGTAGGGTTGCCATCCTATACTATACACAAAAAGATATACAGACAAAGTCGTTTCCAGGACGGCTTTGGAAGCTTTAACCTTAATGACAATCTTCATAAGAACACTATTTTTATAGTTGACGAGGCCTCCATGATCTCCAATGAAAGCAGTGGAAACTCAGTCTTTGGGACCGGACGACTTCTGGATGATCTTATCTCTTATGTATATGGGGGAGATAACTGCCGCCTTGTTCTGCTTGGCGATACAGCCCAGCTTCCTCCAGTGGAGACTTCTCTGAGTCCTGCTCTTGATAAAGGTGAATTAGCTGGCTATGCATCCGAGGTATGGGAAACTGTGCTTACTGATGTGCTAAGACAGGAGGAAAACAGTGGGATACTTGCGAATGCTACAAAATTAAGGGAGATGCTTGATCAGGATGAGGAACTAAGCGGTTTTCCCATAATTGATATTGACGACTATACTGATATCAGAAGGATCTCCGGAGGCGACCTTATCGAGGAAATTAATTACTGTTACGACAACTATGGCCTTGAAGAGACTCTCATTATTACCAGGAGTAACAAGAGAGCTAACCTTTACAATCAAGGTATAAGAAATACAGTTTTACACAAGGAGGAGGAACTGGCTCCCGGGGATTTCCTACTAATAGTGAAGAACAACTATCATTGGATTAAGGAACACGAGGAGATTAGCTTTATTGCAAATGGTGATATTGCAAGGGTCATTAGGATTAAAAAGTACCATGAATTGTATGGTCTCAGGTTTGCTGATATCACTTGCGAATTGACTGACTATCGTAATGTGGAGATTGATACAAGGGTGATACTCGACACTATTCATAGTGAAGGACCCGGCCTAAATCATGAACAGCAGGAACTCTTTTACAGTGCTGTGATGGAGGATTATCAAGACATCTCTGTCAAGCGCAAGCGTTATGAGGCCCTGCGGTCGGATGAGTTTTATAATTCCCTGCAAATTAAGTTTGCCTATGCAATGACCTGCCATAAGGCACAAGGTGGTCAGTGGAAGGCTGTGTTTGTTGATCTTGGGTATTTCACAGAGGAACACCTGTCAAGGGATTTCCTCAGGTGGTTGTATACAGCCTTTACAAGGGCCACTGAAAGGCTGTATCTTGTAAATTTCCCAAAGGAGTTCTTTAAATATTAAGAATTATAGCTTGTCCATATACAGAACTGCCCCCCAAAAGTTTAGCGTAAAACTTTGGGGGGCAGTTCAAATCCAGTAAAACCTCTTCTCAGTATTTGCGAAATAAATATGGTGTCGCCCTCCGGGCAGTAACTTTAAGTCGCGATATTTTAGTTCAGTTTTAGATCTGCCACTATGTGATCAATCTTCATATTACCTTCATCCACGGCTTTTGCAAATTCTTCACGACCTTTCATAGGAACTTTCACCTCAAAATAAAACTTTATCTTGGGTTCTGTTCCAGATGGACGGACAGATACCTTGGCACCCTCTTCAGTAAAGAATTGCAGTACATTTGAATATGCTGGAAGGTCTATCACCTTTACTTCTCCGGTAATAGGATTGGTAGCCTTAAGTACCGAATAGTCCTTTATCAGTGATACCCTTGAGCCTCCAAGTGTTTTTGGGGGATTTTCCCTGAACTGCTTCATCATAGCATTGATCTCATCGGCTCCTGATTTTCCTTTTCTAACCACCGAAATAAGTCTTTCCTGTGAAAAGCCATATTCAGTGTAGATATCCTGAAGGAGCTCATAAACGCTGCGACCGTTACTGCGCGCCCAGGCTGCAATCTCGGCTATCATTGAAATAGAACCTACAGAGTCCTTGTCTCTAACATAGTCGCCCGGCAGGAAGCCATAGCTTTCCTCACCACCGCAAATATACTTCTTTGTGCCTTCCTGTTCCCTTATAACAGATGCTATCCACTTAAAGCCGGTATAAGTATCAAAGTACTCTACTCCATTCTTTTCTGCAATTTCCTTTAGCAGTTCACTTGTTACTATGGTCTTTACAATGAATTCATTTCCCTTCAAAAGGCCTCTCTGCTTCCACTGAGATACCATATACCACGTGAGTAGAGCTGCGGTCTGGTTGCCATTGACCGGGATAAACTCACCCTTGTCATTCCTTATAGCAATGCCAAGCCTGTCCCCATCCGGGTCAGAAGCCGCAACAAGGTCTGCACCTTCGGCTATAGCTTTTTCAATTGCCAGTCTTAGTGCTGCAGTCTCCTCCGGGTTGGGTGATTCTACTGTGGGGAAGTTACCACTTACTACCATTTGCTCGGGAACTGTAATCACATTTGTGAAACCCAGTTGACGTAAAGCTTCTGGCACCATTTTATATGTAGCACCGTGGATGGGGGAGAAGACTATCTTCATATCCTTCTGTTGCGTGATTACATCGGGATTGAGAGCTATACTCCTAACTGCATCAATAAAGGCCTGATCAACACTCTTGTCAGCCATCCTTATCAGTTCCTTGTTGCCATCAAACTTTATTTGCTTAACAGAGGATACACTTCTGACTTCTTCTATTATGTTATTGTCATGTGGCGCTACTATCTGAGCCCCATCATTCCAATATACCTTGTAGCCATTGTATTCCTTGGGGTTGTGCGAAGCCGTAATTACAATACCGCTCTGACATTTTAGGTGCCTGATGGCAAATGATACTTCCGGTGTTGGTCTCAGTTCATCAAAGAGATAGGCGATAATTCCATTTGCAGCAAAGATACCGGCTGCCTTTTCAGCAAAAAGCCTGGAGTTGTTCCTACAATCATGACCAATTACTACTTTCTTTTCCGGTAGATTGGCAAACTCCTTGTTTATGTAATTGGCAAGTCCCTGGGTAGCGGCACCGATTGTGTAGATATTGACACGGTTGCTACCAGCACCCATGATGCCACGCAGTCCGCCTGTACCAAACTCAAGATCCTTGTAAAAAGAGTCGATTAGCTCAGTTGTGTCAGGATTGTCAAGCATCCTTTTGACCTCGGCCCTGGTGGCTTCGTCATACTCTTCTCCAAGCCACGATTGGGCTTTCTTTCTTACCAATGATAGTATGTCTTCCATGTCTCTTATGTTTATTTGTTCCAACCTTAACAGCCGATTTCCCCAAACGCCTCTAAACATTTCTTTAGGCTGTCGGTCCAGTAAGGTATTTCAATATTGTAAGTTTTTCTAATACTACTGCTATCCAGTACAGAGAATGAAGGTCGGGTGGCCGCTGTTTTATACTCTGCAGATAGAATTGGTTTGACTCTTGTATTCCTGCCTGCAAAAGTAAAAATTGCCCTGGCAAAATCATACCAGCTGCAGACTCCAAGATTTGAATAATGGTAAATACCGGGAATAAAGGCCTTATCATTATGTGAACCAACTTCAAGTATTTTAAGTATAGCCCCTGCCAGATCATCAGCATAAGTAGGAGCTCCTACCTGATCGTAAACCACTGACAATTCCTCCCTTTCACCGGCAAGCCTTAGCATTGTTTTGACAAAGTTATTCCCATATCGTGAATAAAGCCAGGAGGTTCTGATGATTAGGTGCCTTGGATTTGCCTCTGCAACAAGTTTTTCTCCTTCTAATTTTGTAGCACCATATACTGATGACGGTGCTGTTGGCATATCTGGAGCAAGTGGAGTATTGGCATTTCCACCGAATACATAGTCGGTCGAAATATGTATTATACCAGCTCCATTTTCCTTAGCGTAACGGGCTATCCATCCAGGTGCCAATGCATTTATGGTACGGGCTGTTTCTCTTTCAGTTTCAGCCTTATCGACGGCTGTATATGCTGCACAATTGACCACATAATCAAAATCCACAGAGCTCATGAAATTCTTTACGTTCTTCTCAGAGCTAAGGTCAAGTTCTTCCATCCTGGTGACTCTGAACTCAGCAAAACCACAACTAGCCGAAAGCTCGGAAATGGTTGAACCAAGCTGGCCTTCACCACCAACTACAAGTACTTTCATATCTATTGATTTAACTTGTTACTATTAATTACTCGTAGAAAGAGAAGTTCTTTTCAGCCTCCTCAAAAAAGGGCAAAGTCTTGTCCTTGGGTGAAACAACTGCATCCCTTATATCTATTTGCCAATTAATGCCAAGGGAAGGGTCATTGAAGTTAATGCCTCGTTCAGCTTCATGATTGTATACACTGGAGCACTTGTAATAAAAGATAACTTCGTCGCTCAGGGCGACGAAGCCGTGAGCAAAGCCACTAGGGATGAAAAACTGTATCTTGTTTTCTTCAGATAGTTCTATAGCATAATGCTTTCCAAAAGTAGGCGAGTTATCTCTCAGATCTACTGCCACGTCCATCACTTTACCCCTGATTACCTGGACGAGTTTGGCCTGACCATGTGGGGCAAGCTGGTAATGCAATCCCCTGATAGTGTTTTTAACCGAAGACGATAGGTTCTCCTGTACAAAATCACAATCTATGCCCAAAGCCTTATAATCAGGTTTGTTGTACAATTCAAGGAAATAACCCCTGGCATCTGTAAACACTTTTGGTCTGATAATCTTAAGACCTGGAATATTTGTTTCTTCGACTTTCATTTTACAAAATCCATTATAACTCATTGCGTATTTCAGTCAAATCCTGTTCAGCAATCTTTAACAGGTATTTACCATATTCGTTCTTAGATAGCGGAGCAGCAAGTTTCAACAGCTGATCCTTACCTATCCATCCTTTTTTATATGCTATTTCTTCCAGTGATGCGATCTTAAGACCTTGTCTCTTTTCAATTGTGGCTATAAAGTTTGATGCCTGAAGCAAGCTGTCATGGGTTCCGGTATCAAGCCAGGCCATACCACGTCCCAGTAATTTGACATGCAGGCTTCCTTCATTTAGGTACAGGCGGTTAAGGTCTGTTATTTCTAGTTCACCTCTTTTACTTGGCTTTAGTGCCTTTGCTTTTGCCACTACATCCGGACCGTAAAAGTATAATCCTGTTACTGCATAATTGGATTTAGGTGCTTCGGGCTTTTCCTCGATGCTAATTACTTTTCCTTCCTTGTCAAATTCAACAACTCCATATCTTTCAGGGTCATTTACATTATAGCCGAAAACTAAAGCTCCATTTGAAAGCTTCGAAGCTTCCTTCATTGCGATGCTCAAATTTACGCCATAAAATATGTTATCACCCAGGATAAGACAAACAGGACTATTATCAATAAACTTTTCACCAATCAGGAAGGCTTGGGCCAGTCCATCCGGAGAAGGTTGTTCTTCATAACTGAATGATAAACCCAGATCAGAGCCATCGCCCAGTAATCTCTTATACAAAGGAAGGTCATCCGGAGTTGAGATAATAAGTATTTCCCTTATTCCCGCTAGCATCAGCACTGATAAAGGATAGTATATCATTGGTTTATCATATACAGGGATAATCTGCTTAGAAATGCTTTTTGTAGCAGGATAAAGGCGGGTTCCAGATCCACCTGCAAGAATGATTCCTTTCATAGTGTATTATTTAATTATAGATTCAGGTATTAGGCTTTACTCAGCAATTTATCGAAGTATTCAACAGTCAACCTGAGCCCATTTCGAAGTTGTACCCTGGGCTCCCATCCATCAAGCATCTCCTGGGCCAGGGAAATATCTGGTTTTCTTTGAGTCGGGTCATCCTGGGGCAATGGTTTGTGAATAATTTTCGAGGATGAGCCTGTGATATCAAGTACTTCCCTGGCAAGCTCAAGCATTGAAAACTCGTTTGGATTGCCTAGGTTGACAGGACCAATAATATCATTTCCGGTATTCATCATTCTTACCATACCTTCAATCAGGTCATCGACATACTGAAAACTTCTGGTCTGAGTACCATCACCAAAGATAGTAATTGGCTGTCCAGTTAGGGCTTGTACTATAAAATTGGATACCACCCGGCCATCATTGGGGTGCATCCTTGGCCCATAAGTGTTGAATATTCTGATAATCTTAATCTTAACACTGTTTTGTCTGTGATAGTCCATAAACAGGGCCTCAGCACATCTTTTCCCTTCATCATAGCATGAACGAATTCCAATTGGGTTTACATTGCCCCAGTAGGATTCTTTCTGTGGATGAACCTGAGGGTCTCCATATACTTCACTCGTAGAAGCCTGCATAATTTTGGCCCTTACGCGTTTTGCAAGTCCCAGCATATTGATTGACCCCATTACCGAGGTCTTAATAGTCTTTATGGGATTGTACTGATAATGAACAGGAGATGCAGGACAGGCAAGGTTGTATATTTCATCAACTTCTGCAAAATATGGATGTGTCACATCATGGCGTACCAGTTCAAAAAACGGATTGTCAACCAGATGTACTATGTTTGACTTGCTTCCGGTGAAGTAATTATCCAGGCAAATAACATCATTCCCATCGGCTAACAGTCTGTCACACAAGTGTGACCCTATAAATCCGGCACCGCCGGTGACCAGAATCCTCTTCATAATCTATAATTTCGTTCCCAAAATTAAGTTATTAAAATTATTATTCAACCAGTAAAAACCGTGGGAACTCAAAATATTGTGTTATTTTGAGATTGTAATTACTGGATATTCAAACAAAAGTGATACTTTTGCAGCGTTTTTTAGAAACATAATGTCTAACTTATTAGCAGAAGACTTAGTTAAAATGGCAGAATTAGAAAATGAAAAAAAGGCAGTTAAAGCTACAGCTGTAGAATCAGCAATTGAAGGCTTTGACTGGGAAAGCTTTGAGACTGATGCTGTATCAGGCGGTAGGGAAGAGCTTGAAAAAATGTACAATGAGACCTTATCGACAATTTCTGAAAAAGAAGTTATCGATGGTACTGTTATCGCGATGAATAAGCGCGAAGTTGTAATCAACATTGGTTACAAGTCTGACGGTATTGTAAGCCGTAACGAATTCCGTTACAACCCGGAACTAAAGGTTGGTGATAAAGTAGAAGTTTTTGTTGAAAGCCAGGAGGACAAGAAAGGTCAACTAGTTCTTTCACACAAGAAGGCTAGAGCGTTGCGTTCATGGGATCGCGTAAACGAAGCTCTGGAAAAAGACGAAGTTATCAAGGGTTACATCAAGTGTCGTACCAAGGGTGGTATGATTGTGGATGTATTCGGTATCGAAGCCTTCCTTCCAGGTTCTCAGATTGATGTTAAGCCCATACGTGACTATGACGTATTTGTTGGCAAGACAATGGAATTCAAGGTTGTTAAGATCAACCCCGAATTCAAAAATGTTGTTGTTTCTCACAAGGCTCTTATCGAAGCAGAGCTTGAACAACAAAAGAAAGAGATTATTTCTAAACTTGAAAAAGGTCAGGTTCTTGAAGGAACAGTTAAGAATATCACATCTTATGGAGTATTCATTGACCTTGGCGGCGTAGATGGATTGATCCACATCACTGACTTGTCATGGGGTCGTGTTTCACATCCAGAAGAAATTGTACAACTTGATCAGAAGTTGAATGTAGTTATCCTTGACTTCGACGATGAAAAGAAACGTATCGCTCTTGGATTGAAGCAGCTTACTGCACATCCATGGGATGCTCTTGATGCCAACCTGAAAGTAGGTGACATCGTTAAGGGTAAAGTAGTGGTTATGGCTGACTATGGTGCATTTGTTGAAATTGCACCAGGGGTTGAAGGTCTGATCCACGTTTCTGAAATGTCTTGGTCACAACACTTGCGTAGCGCTCAGGACTTCCTGAAAGTTGGCGAAGAAGTTGAAGCAATCATTCTGACTCTTGACCGTGACGAAAGGAAGATGTCTCTTGGTATCAAGCAATTGAAACCAGATCCATGGGATAATATCGAAGAAAAGTATCCTGTTAACAGCAGGCACACAGCCAAGGTTCGCAACTTTACCAACTTTGGTGTCTTTGTTGAAATTGAAGAAGGTATCGATGGTTTGATCCATATCTCAGACCTGTCCTGGACCAAGAAAATCAAGCATCCCGCTGAGTTTACAAACATCGGTGATGACATTGAAGTAGTGGTTCTTGAAATAGACAAAGAAAACCGTCGTCTAAGTCTGGGTCACAAGCAATTGGAAGAAAACCCATGGGATGTGTTCGAAACAATTTTCACTGTGGACTCAATTCATGAGGGTACAATAGTTGACATTTTCGATAAAGGTGCCGTAATTGCATTACCATACGGAGTTGAAGGATTTGCCACACCTCGTCACCTTGTTAAGGAAGATGGTACACAGGCAAAGGCTGAAGAAAAACTTGCGTTTAAGGTAATTGAGTTCAACAAAGCTGCTAAGCGTATAATTTTGTCACACTCACGTATCTTCGAAGACGAAAGAAAGAGTGAAGAGCAAGCTGCAAAGGCTGAGCAAGCCAAAGCAGCTGCCAGCACCAAGAAGAATGTGAAGAAGCTGAAAGACAATCTCGAAAAGACAACGCTTGGCGACATTTCTGAGTTGGCTGCTTTGAAAGACCAGATGGAAGCTGACGAAAAATAATGTTGGAAGAGTTAAACCTAACAGATTGTTGTAATGGATTTTAAAATTGACAGACTGGATGATTTTATCCTTGTACAGGTATTGAAAGAAAAACTCGATACCACCATTGCTCCAGGCTTGAAATCAGAACTGGTGCTATTGGCTGGTAACAATGAGAGGAATATTCTCTTGGACCTGAGCAAATGTAATTACTGTGATTCGTCCGGTTTAAGCGCCATTTTAGTTGCAAATCGGTTATGCAAGAACAGTGAAGGAGTTTTCGTACTGTCAGGCCTTCAGCCAGCAGTTGAAAGGCTAATCTCAGTAAGTCAGCTCGACACTGTAATAACAATTGCTCCAACTGCCGATGATGGAATTGAAATGATGCGTAAGTCAATCAAATCAAAACAATGATGTTTTAGATGCGATTTTCTGTTACGATACTGGGATGTAACTCTGCGTTGCCAACATCGGAAAGAAACCCAACCGCTC
The genomic region above belongs to Xiashengella succiniciproducens and contains:
- a CDS encoding ATP-dependent DNA helicase; translation: MQKQLFKKKFISNFSFLPTQSQIDAIEALSGFLSESGAQSLFILRGYAGTGKTTLMRSFVQTLYEFNIKTVLLAPTGRAAKVLSNYVGLPSYTIHKKIYRQSRFQDGFGSFNLNDNLHKNTIFIVDEASMISNESSGNSVFGTGRLLDDLISYVYGGDNCRLVLLGDTAQLPPVETSLSPALDKGELAGYASEVWETVLTDVLRQEENSGILANATKLREMLDQDEELSGFPIIDIDDYTDIRRISGGDLIEEINYCYDNYGLEETLIITRSNKRANLYNQGIRNTVLHKEEELAPGDFLLIVKNNYHWIKEHEEISFIANGDIARVIRIKKYHELYGLRFADITCELTDYRNVEIDTRVILDTIHSEGPGLNHEQQELFYSAVMEDYQDISVKRKRYEALRSDEFYNSLQIKFAYAMTCHKAQGGQWKAVFVDLGYFTEEHLSRDFLRWLYTAFTRATERLYLVNFPKEFFKY
- a CDS encoding phospho-sugar mutase, whose product is MEDILSLVRKKAQSWLGEEYDEATRAEVKRMLDNPDTTELIDSFYKDLEFGTGGLRGIMGAGSNRVNIYTIGAATQGLANYINKEFANLPEKKVVIGHDCRNNSRLFAEKAAGIFAANGIIAYLFDELRPTPEVSFAIRHLKCQSGIVITASHNPKEYNGYKVYWNDGAQIVAPHDNNIIEEVRSVSSVKQIKFDGNKELIRMADKSVDQAFIDAVRSIALNPDVITQQKDMKIVFSPIHGATYKMVPEALRQLGFTNVITVPEQMVVSGNFPTVESPNPEETAALRLAIEKAIAEGADLVAASDPDGDRLGIAIRNDKGEFIPVNGNQTAALLTWYMVSQWKQRGLLKGNEFIVKTIVTSELLKEIAEKNGVEYFDTYTGFKWIASVIREQEGTKKYICGGEESYGFLPGDYVRDKDSVGSISMIAEIAAWARSNGRSVYELLQDIYTEYGFSQERLISVVRKGKSGADEINAMMKQFRENPPKTLGGSRVSLIKDYSVLKATNPITGEVKVIDLPAYSNVLQFFTEEGAKVSVRPSGTEPKIKFYFEVKVPMKGREEFAKAVDEGNMKIDHIVADLKLN
- a CDS encoding UDP-glucuronic acid decarboxylase family protein, producing the protein MKRILVTGGAGFIGSHLCDRLLADGNDVICLDNYFTGSKSNIVHLVDNPFFELVRHDVTHPYFAEVDEIYNLACPASPVHYQYNPIKTIKTSVMGSINMLGLAKRVRAKIMQASTSEVYGDPQVHPQKESYWGNVNPIGIRSCYDEGKRCAEALFMDYHRQNSVKIKIIRIFNTYGPRMHPNDGRVVSNFIVQALTGQPITIFGDGTQTRSFQYVDDLIEGMVRMMNTGNDIIGPVNLGNPNEFSMLELAREVLDITGSSSKIIHKPLPQDDPTQRKPDISLAQEMLDGWEPRVQLRNGLRLTVEYFDKLLSKA
- the rfbC gene encoding dTDP-4-dehydrorhamnose 3,5-epimerase, encoding MKVEETNIPGLKIIRPKVFTDARGYFLELYNKPDYKALGIDCDFVQENLSSSVKNTIRGLHYQLAPHGQAKLVQVIRGKVMDVAVDLRDNSPTFGKHYAIELSEENKIQFFIPSGFAHGFVALSDEVIFYYKCSSVYNHEAERGINFNDPSLGINWQIDIRDAVVSPKDKTLPFFEEAEKNFSFYE
- a CDS encoding STAS domain-containing protein, with the translated sequence MDFKIDRLDDFILVQVLKEKLDTTIAPGLKSELVLLAGNNERNILLDLSKCNYCDSSGLSAILVANRLCKNSEGVFVLSGLQPAVERLISVSQLDTVITIAPTADDGIEMMRKSIKSKQ
- a CDS encoding DUF3822 family protein — protein: MKAFSIVDESFDPVISSSYFISIQITLDGFSFCILDPVRNKYIQMQHIPLDGKQALIPQVEECFASVEKLNLPYKKCMVLLPTNIATLVPSSLYENGDEIKWLSFSHTLSDSQGVATNKVRMADAFNIFAVNHELERILRRQFPAPSLYQQYTPIIEGNLATMADSEKPFVIINLENEYFDLLVFRENNLKLCNSFPIKSESDFLYFCLFVFEQLKLNSQTTEVLMFGRHPRFSELENLLSDYIKKVRHSNMPHQFQYSHQFRSLDTPEFYNMLSLPLCV
- the rpsA gene encoding 30S ribosomal protein S1, with the translated sequence MAELENEKKAVKATAVESAIEGFDWESFETDAVSGGREELEKMYNETLSTISEKEVIDGTVIAMNKREVVINIGYKSDGIVSRNEFRYNPELKVGDKVEVFVESQEDKKGQLVLSHKKARALRSWDRVNEALEKDEVIKGYIKCRTKGGMIVDVFGIEAFLPGSQIDVKPIRDYDVFVGKTMEFKVVKINPEFKNVVVSHKALIEAELEQQKKEIISKLEKGQVLEGTVKNITSYGVFIDLGGVDGLIHITDLSWGRVSHPEEIVQLDQKLNVVILDFDDEKKRIALGLKQLTAHPWDALDANLKVGDIVKGKVVVMADYGAFVEIAPGVEGLIHVSEMSWSQHLRSAQDFLKVGEEVEAIILTLDRDERKMSLGIKQLKPDPWDNIEEKYPVNSRHTAKVRNFTNFGVFVEIEEGIDGLIHISDLSWTKKIKHPAEFTNIGDDIEVVVLEIDKENRRLSLGHKQLEENPWDVFETIFTVDSIHEGTIVDIFDKGAVIALPYGVEGFATPRHLVKEDGTQAKAEEKLAFKVIEFNKAAKRIILSHSRIFEDERKSEEQAAKAEQAKAAASTKKNVKKLKDNLEKTTLGDISELAALKDQMEADEK
- the rfbD gene encoding dTDP-4-dehydrorhamnose reductase, whose product is MKVLVVGGEGQLGSTISELSASCGFAEFRVTRMEELDLSSEKNVKNFMSSVDFDYVVNCAAYTAVDKAETERETARTINALAPGWIARYAKENGAGIIHISTDYVFGGNANTPLAPDMPTAPSSVYGATKLEGEKLVAEANPRHLIIRTSWLYSRYGNNFVKTMLRLAGEREELSVVYDQVGAPTYADDLAGAILKILEVGSHNDKAFIPGIYHYSNLGVCSWYDFARAIFTFAGRNTRVKPILSAEYKTAATRPSFSVLDSSSIRKTYNIEIPYWTDSLKKCLEAFGEIGC
- the rfbA gene encoding glucose-1-phosphate thymidylyltransferase RfbA: MKGIILAGGSGTRLYPATKSISKQIIPVYDKPMIYYPLSVLMLAGIREILIISTPDDLPLYKRLLGDGSDLGLSFSYEEQPSPDGLAQAFLIGEKFIDNSPVCLILGDNIFYGVNLSIAMKEASKLSNGALVFGYNVNDPERYGVVEFDKEGKVISIEEKPEAPKSNYAVTGLYFYGPDVVAKAKALKPSKRGELEITDLNRLYLNEGSLHVKLLGRGMAWLDTGTHDSLLQASNFIATIEKRQGLKIASLEEIAYKKGWIGKDQLLKLAAPLSKNEYGKYLLKIAEQDLTEIRNEL